A DNA window from Pyrus communis chromosome 3, drPyrComm1.1, whole genome shotgun sequence contains the following coding sequences:
- the LOC137727513 gene encoding ABC transporter G family member 25-like yields MAGMDRNGGNQTPNGSDQSPNHLPSLISSTNCFPITLKFVDVCYKVKIDNKSKYGGCLFGHKDKPGQEEQERTILHGITGMVSPGEILAILGPSGSGKSTLLNALAGRLTHKHQGTVLANDRAFTKAVLRRTGFVPQDDVLYPHLTVRETLVFCSLLRLPRTISKKDKISAAESVISELGLHKCENTIIGNTFVRGVSGGERKRVSIAHEMLMNPSLLILDEPTSGLDSTAAHRLLSTLGSLAHKGKTIVTSMHQPSSRVYQMLDSVLVLCDGKCLYFGKGCEAISYFGSIGFAPAFPMNPADFLLDLANGVCQLNGLSERDKPKMKEILISSYNTLLSPKVKAECLETTSATTKEMTYVQSHCSKERRTSIGDVVSTWFNQFSILLQRSLKERRHESFNSLRIFQVVAAALLAGLMWWKSDYLDIQDHLGLLFFISIFWGVLPSFNSVFAFPQERAIFIKEQASGMYTLSSYFMARMVGDLPMELILPTIFLIMVYWMAGLKPDLGAFLITLLVLLGYVLVSQGLGLALGAAIMDAKRASTIATVTMLAFLLTGGYYVHKVPSCLAWVKYISTTFYSYRLLINVQYGEGSKISSLLGCSSHHHDHAGDRKASCNFVEQDVEGQISPATSICVMLFMFFAYRLLAYLALRRNKV; encoded by the exons ATGGCAGGGATGGATCGTAACGGTGGAAATCAAACTCCCAACGGTTCAGATCAATCACCGAATCATTTGCCCTCCTTAATCTCATCCACTAATTGCTTTCCTATCACTCTCAAG TTCGTGGACGTGTGTTACAAAGTGAAGATAGACAACAAATCAAAGTACGGAGGGTGTTTGTTTGGTCACAAGGACAAACCCggacaagaagaacaagaacggACAATCCTGCATGGAATCACAGGAATGGTGTCCCCCGGAGAAATCCTAGCCATTCTCGGCCCATCAGGAAGCGGCAAATCAACGCTCCTCAACGCCCTGGCCGGCAGGCTCACCCACAAACATCAGGGCACCGTCCTCGCCAACGATCGAGCTTTCACCAAAGCCGTCCTCCGTAGGACCGGCTTCGTCCCTCAGGACGACGTTCTCTACCCTCACCTCACCGTCCGTGAAACCCTCGTCTTCTGCTCCCTCCTCCGCCTCCCTCGCACCATCTCCAAGAAGGATAAAATCTCCGCCGCGGAGTCCGTCATTTCCGAGCTCGGATTGCACAAGTGCGAGAACACCATAATCGGCAACACCTTCGTACGTGGCGTGTCGGGAGGGGAGAGGAAGAGGGTGAGCATAGCGCACGAGATGTTGATGAATCCAAGCTTACTGATTCTGGACGAGCCGACATCGGGTCTAGACTCGACGGCGGCACACCGGCTGCTAAGCACGCTGGGGTCGCTGGCGCACAAGGGGAAGACGATCGTGACTTCGATGCACCAGCCGTCAAGCCGAGTGTATCAGATGTTGGACTCGGTGTTGGTGCTGTGCGACGGAAAGTGCTTGTATTTTGGGAAGGGGTGTGAGGCCATCAGCTACTTTGGATCTATTGGCTTCGCGCCTGCTTTCCCCATGAACCCTGCCGACTTCCTCCTTGATCTCGCCAATG GAGTGTGCCAACTTAATGGTCTAAGCGAAAGGGATAAGCCCAAGATGAAAGAAATCCTTATTTCCTCATACAATACCTTGTTATCTCCCAAGGTCAAAGCTGAATGCTTGGAAACTACCAGTGCAACAACAAAAGAAATGACTTACGTCCAGAGCCATTGTTCGAAAGAGCGGAGAACAAGTATCGGTGATGTTGTTTCCACTTGGTTCAACCAATTCAGCATTTTGCTGCAAAGAAGCCTTAAGGAACGAAGGCATGAGTCTTTCAACTCGCTGCGAATTTTCCAGGTAGTGGCCGCTGCATTGTTAGCTGGTTTAATGTGGTGGAAATCAGATTATTTAGATATCCAGGATCATTTGGGCCTTCTCTTCTTCATCTCTATTTTTTGGGGAGTCTTACCTTCTTTCAACTCGGTATTTGCATTTCCCCAAGAACGTGCCATTTTCATCAAGGAGCAGGCCTCGGGTATGTACACTCTCTCTTCATATTTCATGGCTCGAATGGTTGGAGACCTACCGATGGAGCTTATTCTTCCTACAATATTTCTCATCATGGTTTACTGGATGGCTGGATTAAAACCCGACTTGGGCGCTTTTCTAATAACATTGTTGGTACTACTTGGCTACGTGCTAGTGTCTCAAGGGCTTGGCCTTGCTTTAGGCGCGGCAATCATGGATGCCAAACGGGCCTCCACGATAGCAACAGTGACAATGCTAGCTTTTCTGCTGACCGGAGGATATTACGTGCATAAGGTTCCGTCTTGTTTGGCTTGGGTCAAATATATTTCTACTACCTTTTATAGTTATAGGCTGCTAATTAATGTCCAATATGGGGAAGGTAGTAAAATATCATCCCTCTTGGGCTGCTCATCTCATCATCATGATCATGCAGGTGATCGCAAAGCAAGCTGCAATTTTGTTGAGCAAGATGTCGAAGGGCAGATTAGCCCTGCGACAAGCATTTGTGTCATGTTGTTTATGTTTTTTGCATATAGGTTACTGGCTTACCTTGCATTGAGGCGCAACAAAGTTTGA
- the LOC137727686 gene encoding NAC domain-containing protein 30-like encodes MEMESCVPPGFRFHPTEEELVGYYLKRKINSLHIDLDVIVDIDLYKIEPWDIQPRCRLGYSEQNEWYFFSHKDKKYPTGTRTNRATAAGFWKATGRDKAVLSKDNIIGMRKTLVFYKGRAPNGNKTDWIIHEYRLQTSEHAPPQASSSTSSIH; translated from the exons ATGGAGATGGAATCTTGTGTTCCACCAGGCTTCAGATTTCACCCGACAGAAGAAGAACTTGTGGGTTACTACCTGAAAAGAAAGATCAACTCACTACATATTGACCTAGATGTCATCGTTGACATTGACCTATACAAAATCGAACCATGGGACATACAAC CGAGATGCAGGTTAGGTTACAGTGAACAGAACGAGTGGTACTTCTTCAGTCACAAAGACAAGAAGTACCCGACTGGAACGCGGACAAATAGAGCCACAGCTGCTGGATTCTGGAAGGCAACAGGAAGAGACAAGGCAGTGCTTTCAAAGGACAACATTATAGGAATGAGGAAGACCCTGGTGTTCTACAAGGGACGGGCACCTAACGGCAACAAAACCGACTGGATCATACATGAATATCGACTCCAAACTTCTGAACATGCACCCCCTCAGGCAAGTTCTTCAACATCGTCTATCCATTAA
- the LOC137729212 gene encoding subtilisin-like protease SBT3.11, with the protein MVRITKAFLSSILLLNLIIFSVFAMADQSAPKSVAASSETAVHIVYTERPLENEEPESYHIRTLASVLGSEEAAKEALVYSYKTAASGFSAKLTPQQVEQISKLPGVLQVVPSRTLQLHSGPGKLH; encoded by the exons ATGGTAAGAATCACCAAGGCTTTCCTGTCTTCAATTTTGCTTCTGAATCTCATCATCTTCTCTGTGTTCGCCATGGCCGACCAATCTGCTCCCAAATCCGTCGCTGCTTCCTCCGAAACGGCGGTCCACATCGTTTACACCGAACGCCCTCTCGAAAATGAAGAGCCCGAGTCCTATCACATCCGAACCCTAGCCTCCGTCCTCGGCAG TGAGGAGGCTGCCAAGGAGGCGCTGGTATACAGTTACAAGACGGCTGCCAGTGGATTCTCTGCTAAGCTCACTCCTCAGCAGGTTGAACAAATTTCAA AGCTTCCTGGGGTTCTTCAGGTTGTACCAAGCAGGACACTCCAGCTGCATTCAGGACCTGGAAAGCTGCATTAG
- the LOC137730352 gene encoding uncharacterized protein, whose translation MAGEKKKKTTMVIRLVSSAGTGFFYTKKKPLKVREKLEIRKFDPVVNRHVLFRETKVKV comes from the coding sequence ATGGCTggtgagaagaagaagaagactacGATGGTCATTCGACTTGTCTCATCCGCTGGCACTGGATTTTTCTACACCAAGAAGAAGCCTCTTAAGGTGAGGGAAAAGCTtgaaatccgaaaatttgaccCTGTGGTAAATCGTCATGTTCTGTTTAGAGAGACAAAAGTGaaagtttga
- the LOC137729020 gene encoding uncharacterized membrane protein At4g09580-like: MAAPRNLAGDAGRLPRDEENAKEDDWSTGKKLKSERFPLSRWELAAALAVVLVFSTGLSCVYLTMPAAEYGKLKLPRTIVDLRLLKDNLATYANDYPAQFILGYCSTYIFMQTFMIPGTIFMSLLAGALFGVIRGLILVVCNATAGASSCFFLSKLIGRPFVSWFWPEKLRFFQAEIAKRREKLLNYMLFLRITPTLPNLFINLASPIVDIPFHIFFLATFIGLIPASYITVRAGLALGDLNSVKDLYDFKTLFVLFLIGSLIIFPTVLKRKRIYE; this comes from the exons ATGGCGGCTCCGAGAAATCTGGCGGGGGACGCGGGGAGGCTGCCGAGGGACGAGGAGAATGCCAAGGAGGACGATTGGTCCACCGGCAAGAAGCTCAAGTCCGAAAGGTTTCCGCTTTCGCGGTGGGAGCTCGCGGCGGCTCTCGCCGTTGTCTTGGTCTTCTCTACCGGCCTCTCCTGCGTCTACTTGACCATGCCCGCCGCCGAGTACGGTAAACTCAAGCTGCCCCGCACCATTGTCGATCTTCGCCTTCTCAA AGACAATCTGGCAACATATGCCAATGATTATCCAGCACAATTTATTCTGGGTTACTGCTCTACTTACATCTTCATGCAGACTTTTATGATTCCTGGGACAATTTTTATGTCATTGTTAGCTGGAGCTCTTTTTGGTGTAATCAGAGGCCTTATTTTGGTTGTCTGCAACGCTACAGCTGGAGCGTCATCTTGCTTCTTTTTGTCTAAGTTAATTGGAAGGCCTTTTGTTAGTTGGTTTTGGCCAGAAAAGTTGAGATTTTTTCAGGCAGAG ATTGCAAAGCGTAGGGAAAAGCTGCTAAATTACATGCTTTTTCTTAGGATAACTCCAACCTTGCCGAACCTTTTCATCAACTTGGCATCTCCAATTGTTGATATACCGtttcatattttctttctgGCGACTTTTATTGGACTTATTCCAGCATCTTATATCACAGTCAGA GCTGGCCTTGCTCTGGGGGATCTCAATTCAGTTAAGGATCTCTATGACTTTAAAACTTTGTTTGTGCTTTTCCTCATTGGCTCTTTGATTATATTTCCAACCGTTTTGAAGAGGAAGCGAATCTACGAATGA
- the LOC137727817 gene encoding calcium-dependent protein kinase 11-like, which translates to MKKGLHSQAGKLHTVLPYETPRLRDHYLMGKKLGQGQFGTTYLCTHKPTGAQFACKSIPKRKLLCQEDYDDVWREIQIMHHLSEHPSVVQIKGTYEDSVFVHLVMELCAGGELFDRIVRKGHYSEREAAKLIKTIVGVVEGCHSLGVMHRDLKPENFLFDTPSDDATLKATDFGLSVFYKPGQVFQDVVGSPYYVAPEVLNKIYGPEADVWSAGVILYILLSGVPPFWAETEAGIFRQILHGKIDFESEPWPNISKSAKDLMCKMLERNPKKRISAHEVLCHPWIVDDRVAPDKPLDSAVLSRLKQFSAMNKLKKMALRVIAERLSEEEIGGLKELFKMIDTDNSGTITFEELKEGLKKVGSELMESEIKSLMEAADIDNSGTIDYGEFLAATLHLNKMEREENLIAAFSFFDKDGSGYITIDELQQACKEFGLGDVHLDEIVKEIDEDNDGCIDYGEFAAMMRKGGDGGIGRSRTMRNNLNFNLADAFGIKDQSTSTGQ; encoded by the exons ATGAAGAAAGGATTGCATTCCCAAGCAGGGAAGCTTCACACAGTACTGCCGTACGAAACGCCGCGACTTAGAGACCATTACCTCATGGGCAAGAAATTGGGCCAAGGCCAATTCGGCACCACCTACCTCTGCACCCACAAGCCCACCGGCGCCCAGTTCGCCTGCAAGTCCATCCCCAAGCGCAAGCTCCTCTGCCAGGAGGACTACGACGACGTCTGGAGGGAGATTCAGATCATGCACCACCTCTCCGAGCACCCCAGCGTCGTCCAGATCAAGGGCACCTACGAGGACTCCGTCTTCGTGCACCTCGTCATGGAGCTCTGCGCCGGCGGGGAGCTCTTTGATAGGATCGTCCGCAAGGGGCATTACAGCGAGAGGGAGGCGGCCAAGCTCATCAAGACCATCGTCGGGGTGGTGGAGGGCTGCCACTCCCTCGGCGTCATGCACCGCGATCTCAAGCCCGAGAATTTCTTGTTCGACACGCCTTCGGATGACGCCACGCTCAAAGCCACCGATTTCGGCTTGTCCGTCTTCTACAAACCAG GACAAGTTTTCCAGGACGTCGTTGGGAGTCCCTATTATGTTGCACCTGAGGTGTTGAACAAGATTTATGGACCTGAAGCGGATGTATGGAGTGCTGGTGTGATACTTTACATCCTCTTAAGCGGGGTTCCTCCTTTTTGGGCAG AAACTGAAGCAGGGATCTTCAGACAGATTTTACATGGCAAAATCGATTTTGAATCTGAGCCTTGGCCTAATATTTCCAAAAGTGCGAAAGATCTCATGTGTAAGATGCTTGAGAGGAACCCAAAGAAAAGAATATCCGCCCATGAAGTCCTAT GTCACCCCTGGATTGTGGACGACAGAGTTGCCCCTGATAAACCACTAGATTCTGCGGTTTTGTCCCGCCTCAAGCAGTTCTCAGCCATGAATAAGCTTAAGAAGATGGCTCTTCGA GTTATAGCAGAAAGACTGTCAGAAGAAGAGATTGGTGGATTAAAAGAGTTGTTCAAAATGATTGACACGGATAACAGCGGGACAATAACATTTGAGGAACTTAAAGAGGGATTGAAAAAAGTGGGCTCGGAGCTAATGGAGTCTGAAATCAAGTCCCTTATGGAAGCA GCTGATATAGACAACAGCGGAACAATAGACTACGGTGAATTTCTTGCTGCTACCTTGCACTTAAACAAGATGGAAAGAGAGGAGAATTTGATTGCAGCCTTTTCCTTTTTCGACAAAGATGGTAGTGGATATATTACCATCGATGAGCTTCAACAGGCTTGCAAGGAGTTTGGTCTAGGTGACGTTCATCTGGATGAAATTGTCAAAGAGATTGATGAAGACAAC GATGGGTGTATCGATTATGGGGAGTTTGCTGCAATGATGAGGAAGGGGGGTGATGGAGGAATTGGGAGGAGCAGAACCATGAGAAACAATTTGAACTTTAACTTGGCTGACGCTTTCGGAATAAAAGATCAGTCTACGTCTACCGGacaatga